The DNA sequence GGCTAGGGTGACGCCAAAGCCCCGGGGTCAGCATCGGCCCCGGGGCCCTGGGCTCCTTTGAGACCGCGATGTCGGCGCTACGGGGACTGCTTCTCGATATCCTTCACGAGGAAATCGGCCCGACGGTTCTTCTGCCAGCACACCTCGCCCATGGCGCGGCAGGCCAGCAGCTTCTCGCCGTCACCCACTTCGACGATCCGGTCCGCGGAGACACCGCGCGCCACGAGGTAGTCCTTCACGGCGCGGGCCCGGCGCTCGCTGAGGTTCTGGTTGTAGGACACCGAGCCTCGCTGGTCGGCACCACCTTCGATGGCGACCTTGACGTTGGAATGGACCTTCAGCCACTCGGCGTTCTTGTCGAGGATCCTCGCCTCGCCCGGTCGGATGGCGGAGCGGTTGAAGTCGAAATGCACGGGGCGCAGGTCCGGCGTGGGCGCGAAGCCCTCGAGGTTCGGCGCCATTTCGCGCGGCGCGCTTGCCGAGG is a window from the Candidatus Methylomirabilota bacterium genome containing:
- a CDS encoding OmpA family protein, translated to MDLKILSTVLASLVIAATPAWTDAAPAKQTRTVVASASAPREMAPNLEGFAPTPDLRPVHFDFNRSAIRPGEARILDKNAEWLKVHSNVKVAIEGGADQRGSVSYNQNLSERRARAVKDYLVARGVSADRIVEVGDGEKLLACRAMGEVCWQKNRRADFLVKDIEKQSP